One genomic segment of Desulfomicrobium sp. ZS1 includes these proteins:
- a CDS encoding DEAD/DEAH box helicase has translation MATMFPEAASVFTTEGEKFFYNFLSKVARPDSQILAWYEPDISGREPDFILFSPDCGLIVFEVKDWRIEQILEANPKEFRLRCGAHDEPRKNPQAQAREYVKELLTRITRDQSEAKQSPGKSPVPITEGVVFPYITKSDFLEAKLDQVIPVGKIIFWDDLHELSPFWSDPSGTLFRKWLQEKYPPLFSFALSPRQTAWIRAMLFPIVRINLPHRAGFVHNDNENVIQALDHCQEQLARNFTQGKRLVTGPSGSGKTLILAHQAWHLPRVNPKIKKILFTCFNLSLPGYIRRLLARKHVPMGENGVEVISIYDLCERILGERLAHAKEQTDYYEMVVEEALKALSTNPGMGLWDAILVDEGQDFTPEMAQLLLKLLHPKHGVLTIALDENQSIYSSETRMWENLGIHGLKVFRLAEQYRCTGHIAALGTQLLDSYPHKSYESAPTGNIPKIMAFPDQQRLLEGIATEIAQRVQDGTPMSEIAVLYTNTRQKDGSLLPVQLIKLLESKGVLAEWPAEDERSKRRFDITSDTVKISTIHSVKGMDFGHVFLIGLDDLKDYPEGKNRRLAYAGITRARHELFIAYVENSGMIPALKL, from the coding sequence ATGGCGACAATGTTCCCGGAAGCAGCTTCCGTCTTCACGACGGAAGGAGAAAAATTTTTTTATAATTTCCTCAGCAAGGTTGCCAGGCCAGATTCTCAGATTCTCGCGTGGTATGAACCCGACATATCCGGCAGAGAACCTGATTTCATTCTCTTTTCGCCAGATTGTGGACTGATCGTTTTTGAAGTCAAAGATTGGCGGATTGAGCAAATTCTTGAAGCAAACCCGAAAGAATTTCGATTACGCTGCGGCGCCCATGACGAACCGCGCAAAAATCCGCAAGCACAAGCCCGAGAATATGTGAAGGAGTTGCTGACTCGAATCACTCGCGATCAGTCCGAGGCCAAACAATCACCCGGAAAGTCTCCCGTCCCCATTACAGAAGGGGTCGTCTTTCCCTACATCACAAAATCCGATTTTCTTGAAGCCAAGCTCGATCAAGTCATCCCCGTCGGCAAAATCATCTTCTGGGACGATCTGCATGAGCTTTCACCTTTCTGGTCAGACCCATCAGGAACGTTGTTTCGGAAATGGTTGCAGGAAAAATATCCTCCCCTCTTTTCTTTCGCGCTTTCTCCGCGCCAAACGGCATGGATCAGAGCGATGCTGTTTCCCATCGTTCGCATCAATCTGCCTCACCGGGCAGGATTCGTGCATAATGACAATGAAAACGTCATCCAAGCTCTCGATCATTGCCAGGAACAATTGGCCAGAAATTTCACGCAAGGCAAACGCCTCGTCACCGGGCCGTCGGGAAGCGGAAAAACACTGATATTGGCCCACCAAGCGTGGCACTTGCCAAGGGTCAATCCGAAAATCAAAAAAATTCTCTTTACATGCTTCAATCTGTCATTGCCGGGGTATATCCGCAGGCTACTGGCTCGAAAGCATGTCCCCATGGGCGAAAATGGGGTCGAAGTCATCTCCATCTACGACCTGTGTGAACGTATTCTTGGCGAACGCCTGGCCCACGCCAAGGAGCAGACGGATTATTATGAAATGGTGGTTGAGGAAGCGCTGAAAGCACTGTCCACAAACCCTGGGATGGGTTTGTGGGATGCCATTCTCGTCGACGAGGGACAAGACTTCACCCCGGAAATGGCCCAACTTCTTCTGAAACTCCTGCACCCAAAGCACGGTGTGCTGACAATCGCCCTAGATGAAAACCAATCAATTTACAGCAGTGAAACCCGCATGTGGGAGAACTTGGGAATTCATGGCCTGAAGGTTTTTCGCCTTGCGGAGCAGTACAGATGCACAGGACATATTGCAGCCTTGGGGACCCAACTTTTGGACTCCTACCCGCACAAATCCTATGAATCCGCCCCAACCGGCAACATACCAAAAATAATGGCTTTTCCGGATCAACAACGGCTTCTTGAAGGAATCGCAACCGAGATTGCCCAGCGCGTCCAAGACGGCACCCCAATGTCCGAAATAGCTGTTCTTTACACCAACACCAGACAAAAAGACGGCTCTCTTTTGCCAGTCCAGCTCATAAAGCTACTAGAAAGCAAAGGGGTATTGGCTGAATGGCCCGCAGAGGACGAGAGATCCAAACGCCGCTTCGACATCACGTCGGACACGGTTAAAATCTCAACGATCCACAGCGTGAAAGGGATGGATTTCGGCCATGTATTCCTGATCGGTCTGGACGATCTGAAGGACTACCCTGAAGGCAAGAACAGGCGCCTTGCATACGCAGGAATCACTCGTGCCCGGCATGAACTTTTCATTGCCTATGTCGAAAACAGTGGGATGATTCCGGCACTGAAACTTTAG
- a CDS encoding YafY family protein, which yields MECFGEIFGGWMPRKKHESTATEKALKLLYLLLFTGRAYSLGDLAEKLECSRQTVLRLIDQLEATPGAKLQRRTENRQSYYQIQVLCDRPKVTLTDTELSQLVLCREWMCHLLPEGMRANLEKTAEKAAVLLDDYETRIHALTPLGQGVAKGRIDYSAFEKILERLMVAIRERQVVAADYLSPHRDAPKTHVFVPVRVMAFHEALYVRGWTVAERGVPEVQREITLAIHRLQVLQPTRRIVPEGALRVLPPIDENGHFGMSRQTTPFEVSAKFSSGGARYVRERQWSACDRLEEAPDGSVVLTFQAQSELEVVKWILSFGREAELLRPAHLRERVREELADALGYYSLCETQSEVS from the coding sequence TTGGAATGTTTCGGCGAAATTTTTGGAGGATGGATGCCCCGTAAGAAACACGAGTCCACGGCTACGGAAAAAGCTCTCAAGCTTCTGTATCTTTTGTTGTTTACTGGCCGGGCCTACTCGCTTGGCGATCTCGCCGAGAAGCTTGAGTGTTCGCGCCAGACGGTCTTGCGGCTTATCGATCAACTTGAAGCGACTCCTGGAGCAAAGCTTCAGCGGCGAACCGAAAACCGCCAGTCTTACTATCAGATTCAGGTGCTGTGCGACCGCCCCAAGGTAACTCTGACCGACACGGAGCTGTCGCAGCTCGTGTTGTGCAGGGAATGGATGTGCCATTTGCTGCCCGAAGGGATGAGGGCCAATCTTGAAAAAACGGCAGAGAAGGCGGCGGTGCTTCTGGATGATTATGAGACGCGCATCCATGCCCTGACTCCACTTGGCCAGGGCGTTGCAAAAGGCCGCATCGACTATTCAGCGTTCGAGAAGATCCTTGAGCGTCTCATGGTTGCCATTCGGGAGCGGCAGGTGGTGGCGGCTGACTATCTTTCTCCGCACCGTGACGCACCAAAAACGCATGTTTTTGTGCCTGTGCGGGTAATGGCTTTTCATGAAGCATTGTATGTTCGCGGGTGGACAGTCGCCGAAAGGGGCGTCCCGGAAGTGCAGCGTGAGATTACCTTGGCCATTCATAGGCTGCAGGTGCTGCAGCCGACGCGTCGAATAGTCCCTGAAGGAGCGCTGCGGGTTCTGCCTCCTATCGATGAAAACGGTCATTTCGGGATGTCGCGCCAGACAACCCCCTTTGAAGTGTCGGCCAAATTCAGTTCAGGCGGTGCCAGGTATGTCAGGGAGCGCCAATGGAGCGCGTGCGACCGATTGGAGGAGGCTCCCGATGGGTCTGTGGTGCTGACCTTTCAAGCACAATCGGAACTTGAGGTGGTCAAATGGATTTTGAGCTTTGGGCGTGAAGCCGAACTGCTGCGACCTGCACATCTACGAGAGCGGGTTCGCGAGGAATTGGCGGATGCCTTGGGATATTATTCGTTGTGCGAGACACAAAGCGAAGTTTCTTGA
- a CDS encoding YkvA family protein produces the protein MAMNGQQKGETLSMAAGMADDFDPKQAEEFLSKHADKVWFSDFAMLLRMLTTEGYSLSPSTWAIIAGALAYVIFPVDVIPDFIPVLGWLDDAFVLGTVVTTLKNEINNFRNLYEP, from the coding sequence ATGGCAATGAACGGGCAACAAAAGGGAGAAACCCTGTCGATGGCAGCTGGAATGGCTGACGACTTTGATCCCAAGCAGGCAGAGGAGTTCTTATCGAAGCATGCGGACAAGGTGTGGTTTTCGGACTTTGCCATGCTGCTTCGAATGCTCACCACGGAGGGGTACAGCCTGAGCCCATCAACCTGGGCCATCATTGCCGGGGCTTTGGCATATGTTATTTTTCCGGTAGATGTGATCCCAGATTTTATCCCAGTGCTGGGGTGGCTTGATGATGCATTTGTGTTGGGAACGGTGGTCACTACGCTGAAAAATGAAATCAATAATTTCAGAAATTTATACGAACCATAA